The genomic region TTAATATTAATCCAGAGTGTATACTTGATGTATCGTTCTTTTTTTATGATTCTATAATTAGTGAGATTAGAGATAAACTTTCTTATTGTAAAGAGGAAAAAAGTTTAAATTTTGATATCATGTTTATGGGAAGAAATTATATAAAAGATGAATTTATTTGTGAATATTTTAATGATTACATAAATATATCCAGCATTTTTTCGGATGCACATTATGATTATCATTTATTATATTATTTGATAAAGAGTAACAAGATAAGTAAGTATACTAGGATAGGAATTTTTACAAATTACTCTATGATTTATGAAAATATAGATCTAAAGGATGATAAGTATGGTTTTATGAAGATGTTTGAAGATATATTTTCTGTACATAAAGATGTAAGTGTGAGAAATACTTTTTCATCTTTTTGTTGTAAGAATTTTAAAAGTAATGTAAGCAAGATATTTAAGAGATTTAATTTAGATGATGTTGTATTTGGTGATAATTTTAATATATCTTGCCATGAAGATGGAAAGATTCAATATGAAACTCAAATAGAAACCATTAATTATAAAGAAGCCAATATTATAGCATTTAAGATGAATAAAAATATAATAAATCAAACTCTTAAGATGTTAAAAGATAATGGGATAGATGTATTTTTTATAGTGCCACCTGTACATAAATTATATAGAACATATGTAAACAAAACTCTTCAGAAAGAATTTTATATGATTTTAAATAAAAACTTGAATGATAAATTATATGTATTTGATTATTTTGATTTAGAATTTGATGATAATTATTTTTCTTCACCATCTAATTTAAATTATAATGGATGTAGAGAATTTTTAAGAATACTCAGTAAGGATATAAACAATAAGTTTTTGGATGTTATAGCTTGTAATGATTTATAGTTGTTTTGAGAGGAAAAGATTATGAAAAATAAAATTATAGAGAGGTCAATTGATTTATGTAAATTTTTAGATAAGGGTGTTAGTGTTTATCATGCTACTGAAAATATATGTGATAAATTATTAGATAGGGGATTTAAGGAACTTTTATATAAGGATAGTTGGTGTTTTGAGGGTAAGGGATTTGTGAAGTTTAACAATTCATCTGTATTTGCTTTTTCATTAAATAAAGAAAGAATAAAAGATGGAATTAAGTTTATATTATCTCATTTAGATTCGCCTTCCCTTAAGATAAAGACCGGGAGCGATATTTTAAATAGAGATGGTATTTTATATCTAAATGTCGAAGTTTACGGAGGTGCTATATTAAATACTTGGCTTGATAGGGGTTTATCTATTGCAGGTAGGGTTTTTATAAAGAGTGAGAATTATAAATTTAGTGAGGTTTTAATAGATTTTGAGGATGATATAGCATTTATACCTAATTGTCCGATTCATTTAAATAGGGAGATTAATTCGGGATTTTCTTTGAATAGGCAAACTCATATACTTCCTATAGTTCTTACTAATTCTTTGTGTAGCGATGCATCTTTAAAAGGAATGATATCATCATATTTAGGTGTATCTAAAGATGATGTGCTAGATTTTGATTTATATTTATACGATACTCAAAAGGCTAGTATAATTGGTTTTAATAAGGAATTTATACAAAGTAAAAGAATAGATGATTTAGCGATGAGTGAATCAAGTTTATATGCGTTTATGAATTCGTGTGATCATGCAAATAAATTTATTTGTATGTTTGATGGTGAAGAGATAGGAAGTTCTATGAGTGAAGGTGCTTATTCTAATACATTATTAAATATATTAGATAGATTATATGAATTAATGAATATTACAACTGAGGATAAGCTTATATCGCTTAATAATAGTTTTATAATTTCTGCAGACATGGCCCATGCGTATAATTCAAGTTATTCTGAGAAGTTTGATGAAAATAATAGGTGTGTTATAAATAAAGGAATAGCTATAAAGAGTAATTCAAATAGGAGTTATGTGACAACAGGAGAGAGTTCATCTTATATAAAATCCTTATGTAATAAGATAAGAATACCGTATCAGGTATATTATAATAGATCAGATATACAAGGGGGATCAACTCTAGGTCCAATAATTACTAAGTATTTATCTATAAAAGGTGTTGATTTAGGTAATCCGATGTTTGCTATGCACTCTTGTAGAGAAACTTCAGGGGTTATTGATCACCATTATATTAGTGAATTATTTATGGAATATTTTAAATGAAAAGGGTCAAAATTATTGACCCTTTTTTATTTTGTGTAAAAGGCATACAGCTTGGCAAGCGATCCCTTTCTCTTTTCCTGTAAAACCTAATTTTTCTTCTGTAGTTGCTTTGATTGTTATTTGTGAAATATCTATCCTAAGAACATTACAGAGTGTTTCCCTCATTATATTTATATAAGGATTAATTTTAGGCTTTTGGCAAATTATTATACTATCTATATTTGAAATTTCATATTTTTCATTTTCCATAAGTTCGCGAGTTTTTTCGAGCAATTTTAAAGAACTTATATCTTTAAAGTTATCGCTTGTATCTGGGAAGTATGTTCCTATGTCGTAAAGTCCACATGCTCCTAGTATTGAGTCTATTATAGCGTGTATTAAACAATCTCCATCAGAATGGGCTACAAGACCTTTTTCATGGGGTATTTTAACCCCTCCTAAAATAAGATCACGATTATAATCTAATTTATGTACATCATATCCAATTCCTATTCTCAAAATTTAATTCTCCTTAAATTCCTATTAATTGAAATAGTTCATTGAGTTCATCATAAGTTAAGTGCCTATACTTTCCAACTTTTAAATTACCTAACTTTATATTTAAAATACGAGTTCTTTTTAAATATGAAACTTTATAATCAAGTGTTTCACACATACGTCTAATTTGTCTATTAAGACCTTGAGTTAGTATTATCTTAAAGGAAAAATTATCTATTTTCCATATTTTGCATGGTTTGGTAATTTGATTTAATATTTTTACCCCGGATTTCATCTTTGAGATGAAGTCAGGAGTTATTTCCTTATTTACACGAACTAAATATTCTTTTTCATGGTTATTTTCTGATCTTAATATTTTATTTACAATATCTCCATTATTTGTAAGTAGTATTAACCCATGAGAATTTTTATCTAGTCTACCTATTGGGAAAATTCTTTTAGGGTAATTTATAAAATCTATTATGTTTGATTTGTCTTTTTTACAAGTTGTTGAGGTTATACCGAGTGGTTTGTTTAAAGCTAAGTATATGAAATCAACTTGATTTTTAATTTCTTTGAGTGATGAGTTCTCTTTTATGTATATTTTGTCAGAGTAGTTAACGAGTGATCCAAGCGTTGCTATAGAATCATTTATAAAAACTTTATTTTTTCTAATAAGATCATCAGCTACTCTTCTCGAACAATATCCGTACTTAGATAAAAATTTATTAATTCTTAGCTTTTCTTGATTCGAAATTTTATTCACATTTAAACTCCTTAAAAAATATTAAGTTCATTTTATCATAGAAGATTATTAAGTACTATTTATTTTTACCAAATTTCCGGAGTTATTTATAATGATATTTAAAGGTATATCTTTTAGAGCTTCCCTTAGTTTATTAAAAGATTTTTTATTTAGGGGTGGACCTATTATGTAAATTTTTACATCTTGACCTGGTTTCAATATGTTATTTTCCATGCCATAATTTATAAATGATGGTATGGAGTGATCTATTTTTTTCATTATTTGTTTATTTTGTTTGATCATTGTGCGAGCTGATTTTGTTTTAGGTCTATAAGATAAAATATAGCCATTGTGATTCATCTTCATATGCATTGTTAAGTTCATTTCCATAATGATATAGTTGTTTGGTATATTAAATATCATAAAATATGTAACTATAATTGAAAATACTGTTAAATAAATTTTAGATTTTAAGTTAAGTGAAAAGCGTTTTTTGTTTTTGCAGAGGAATAATTCCCCTTTTTTGTATTTGATGTTTTTCTTTATAAAAATATTTAAATGTTCATTTAAAATAATAGAGTATCTTGAATTTTTTTCAACAATAACACTTAAACATTCTATGTTTTCATTTATCATTGAAAGTTTAGAATTATTAAATAAATAAAACGATAAGTGAGAACAACTCTTTTCGGTAAAAAGAATTGTATAGATCTTTATAAGTTCTATATTTCTTTTATATATTTTAATATTATTTTTGTTAGTTATATTTTCACTTATTATTTTAAATAATATGGAATTATTTATTTTAGATATTTTATTATTTTTTAAGTATATAGATATATTTTTAGAAATTATTAAGCATTTACATTTTTCAAATGATGATATATTATTTAAATTATTAAAATTTATATTTTTGATGTATATACTTTGACTCAAGAATGTATAAAGATCTTTTAAAATTTTATATTTTAGATTATATTTATTTAAATTAATAAGATCATTCATAAAAGTATCCTCTATTGTAAGTTTAATTAGCAGATATTTGAAAATTTTAGTATAATTTCATTATTAAGATTTATTTTTCTATGTAAAAGTGTTTTTTATACTATTTAATAATGATGAAAAAGATAAATAAATATTAAAGATTTTGTTTATTATAATTAATAGTAGTCAAAAATAGATATACATTTTTAAATATAGGAGTTATATAAATTGTTATTTTAAGTTTTAGAAGGTTTTTTAAAAGGAGGAGAGATAATTGATAAACAAGAGCTTTAAAATAAATATGGTCATTATTATAGGAAGTATATTGTTATTTTTGGTATTAAGTTATTCAGAGTATATGGTTAGGGCTATAAAGCCTAATAATGGTAATATTAGTGTAAAGTCTTTAGAAATTAAAGAAAGCTCCGACGGAATGAGTTTTGATTTAAAGTACCCAGAAGTTGAGTATGGAGATAATATTGTAAAAGATAAAATAAACGGATCCCTAAGGGCTCAGGTCTTGGAGTTTAAACAGTATATAGAGGACATATATAAAGAGTTTATTTCATCGACTCCTAAAGAGTTGGTGGATAATTCTATTTCCTCTGAATTTAGAGGAATGTCTGATTTTGAATATGAAATTATAGATAATATTTTATCTATTAGACTTAATTTAATACAATTTACTGGTGGAGCTCACCCTATGACATATAGAAGGGACTTTAATTTTGATTTAAAAACTGGGAATGTTTTAAAATTTGGAGATCTTTTTAATGAAGAAGGAAAGAAAGTATACAAAGATAAAGTTGATTCTATAATTAGGAATGTTATTGAGGAGAATCCTGATAATTATTTTGTAAATGAGTTTAAAGGTATTGGAGATAATGTTCAATATTATTTAACTAAAGATAATATTGTGATATTTTATCAATTATATGAATTAGCACCGTACTCTGCAGGTATACCTGAGTTTAAAATACCTTATAGTGTATTTGGTGGGAATATAAATGTAGACCCTTTAAAGTAGAAGATTTTCTCTTATTTTTTAGTTTATAATTGAGTGTTAGAGGTGGAAAAATGAAAGGATTATTTTTAGATTATTCCAAGTGAACAAGTGTAAGAAAGGCCAAGGATTGGCTTGTTAAAAATAATATAGATGTTGAATTTAGATCTCTTATTTCAAATACACCAACTAAAGATGAAATTTTATCCTGGGTGTTAAAATATAAGGCAGATATAAATAAGTTCTTTAATGTTAATGGTAAGATATTTAAGGAAAATAATTTGAAAGAGAAGATAAATGAATTATCTTTAGAAGAATGTGCTGATATGTTATCAAAAGAGGGTATGCTCATTAAAAGGCCTATATATATGGGTGAAGATTTTATATTATTTGGTTTTAAAGAGAAGGAATGGGAGTCGTATATATTAAAAAAATAAAGCTATGTTCTACATAGCTTTATTTTTGTTTTTTAGGAGTAATGTCTGAGAATTCAGATATTTTAAAACATTCTCCTGTATTTTCTATTGATAGATTTTGTTTTAATAGTTGACTATATCCGTCTGTATGTAGTGATTTATATGTGATTTCATAAGTATAAAGAGTTTTGGAGATCTTTTTAGGTTTAGATATTGTAAAGGATTGTATTATATTTTGATTTTGTTCAATAAACCATGCTGGATTGTCTTTGAATAAATTTTTAAGCTGGTTTTTTACATTGTCATTTGAAATTACAAATAATAGAGTACCATTTTTTTCTTTTATTCCATTAGCCCAAAGAGTTGCAGCTTCATCTCTATTTAATATTTTTACAAAATTTGAAGATTGTTCCCATAGTGTGTTCCTAAAGCTTAAATTTTCAATTATTTTTAAGTATATTTTTTTTATGTTCTCAAGTGTGACAAGAGGATCATCTGATAACTCACCATTTTCAATATTATGCTTTTGATCGCTGATTAATTGAGATTCATCAACAACTGAAACTTCACAAGAATTTTTGATTTTCTTTTTGTTAGCTAAAGCGTATACTGGGTTTATACTACATAGAG from Candidatus Arthromitus sp. SFB-mouse-Japan harbors:
- a CDS encoding M18 family aminopeptidase encodes the protein MKNKIIERSIDLCKFLDKGVSVYHATENICDKLLDRGFKELLYKDSWCFEGKGFVKFNNSSVFAFSLNKERIKDGIKFILSHLDSPSLKIKTGSDILNRDGILYLNVEVYGGAILNTWLDRGLSIAGRVFIKSENYKFSEVLIDFEDDIAFIPNCPIHLNREINSGFSLNRQTHILPIVLTNSLCSDASLKGMISSYLGVSKDDVLDFDLYLYDTQKASIIGFNKEFIQSKRIDDLAMSESSLYAFMNSCDHANKFICMFDGEEIGSSMSEGAYSNTLLNILDRLYELMNITTEDKLISLNNSFIISADMAHAYNSSYSEKFDENNRCVINKGIAIKSNSNRSYVTTGESSSYIKSLCNKIRIPYQVYYNRSDIQGGSTLGPIITKYLSIKGVDLGNPMFAMHSCRETSGVIDHHYISELFMEYFK
- the ispF gene encoding 2-C-methyl-D-erythritol 2,4-cyclodiphosphate synthase translates to MRIGIGYDVHKLDYNRDLILGGVKIPHEKGLVAHSDGDCLIHAIIDSILGACGLYDIGTYFPDTSDNFKDISSLKLLEKTRELMENEKYEISNIDSIIICQKPKINPYINIMRETLCNVLRIDISQITIKATTEEKLGFTGKEKGIACQAVCLLHKIKKGQ
- a CDS encoding DUF3298 and DUF4163 domain-containing protein, with the translated sequence MINKSFKINMVIIIGSILLFLVLSYSEYMVRAIKPNNGNISVKSLEIKESSDGMSFDLKYPEVEYGDNIVKDKINGSLRAQVLEFKQYIEDIYKEFISSTPKELVDNSISSEFRGMSDFEYEIIDNILSIRLNLIQFTGGAHPMTYRRDFNFDLKTGNVLKFGDLFNEEGKKVYKDKVDSIIRNVIEENPDNYFVNEFKGIGDNVQYYLTKDNIVIFYQLYELAPYSAGIPEFKIPYSVFGGNINVDPLK
- a CDS encoding ArsC/Spx/MgsR family protein, producing the protein MDVEFRSLISNTPTKDEILSWVLKYKADINKFFNVNGKIFKENNLKEKINELSLEECADMLSKEGMLIKRPIYMGEDFILFGFKEKEWESYILKK
- a CDS encoding pseudouridine synthase, whose protein sequence is MNKISNQEKLRINKFLSKYGYCSRRVADDLIRKNKVFINDSIATLGSLVNYSDKIYIKENSSLKEIKNQVDFIYLALNKPLGITSTTCKKDKSNIIDFINYPKRIFPIGRLDKNSHGLILLTNNGDIVNKILRSENNHEKEYLVRVNKEITPDFISKMKSGVKILNQITKPCKIWKIDNFSFKIILTQGLNRQIRRMCETLDYKVSYLKRTRILNIKLGNLKVGKYRHLTYDELNELFQLIGI